ATCGCCCTCGGCCCCGCCCTGCTGCTGGGCGCCTACCTCGCCCTGCTGAGCGCGCCGCTCACCTGACCGCCGCCGTCCAGGCCGACCGCGCGTTGCCTGACGGTCACACAGGTCGGGGAGGATGGGCGGTGTGATCGACCTCGACCGCCTCCTGCTCGTGGGGGCTGTCGTCGTCATCGTGGCCATCGTCGCCGCCCGGATCGGCGCCCGGGCGGGCCTGCCGTCGCTGCTGCTGTTCCTCGGCCTGGGCATGGTGCTCGGCGAGTCGGGGTTCGGCGTCCGCTTCGACGACGCCGACCTCGCGCGGGCCCTGGGCTTCGGTGCTCTGGTGATCATCCTGGCCGAGGGCGGCCTGACCACCCGCTGGGCCGACATCCGCAGCTCGACCCTGCTCGCGCTGGTGCTGGCCACCGTCGGCATCGGGATCAGCGTCGGGCTCATGACCGCGTTCGGCTACTACGTGCTGGGGCTCGACCTGTGGATCGCGGTGCTGCTGGGGGCGGTCACCTCGCCCACCGACGCCGCCGCCGTCTTCTCCGTGCTGCGGCACGTCCCCATCCCGCACGCCCTGCGCGGTGCCCTCGAGGCGGAGTCGGGGCTCAACGACGCCCCCACCGTGCTGCTGGTCTCGCTGGCCAGCGCCGTCGCGATCGGCCAGCCGACCCACGGCGGTGTGGCCGGCCTCGTCGGCCTGATCCTGCTCGAGCTGGCCGCGGGGCTGGCGGTCGGGGTCGGCCTGGGCTGGCTCGGGGTGCAGATCCTGCGCCGGGTCGCGCTGCCGTCGTCAGGCCTGTACCCGCTCGCGGCCCTGGTCTGGGCGGTCTTCGCCTACGGGATGGGAGCGCTGGTGCACGCCAGCGGGTTCGCCGCCGTCTACGCGTGCGCGCTGATGCTGGGCAACGCCCAGCTGCCGCACCGGACGGCCACCCGGTCCTTCGTCGAGGGGATCGGCTGGATCGCCCAGATCGGGTTGTTCGTCATGCTCGGACTGCTCGCCTCGCCGGGTCGCGTGACCCTGTACGCGGTCGTGGTGGCCGTGCTGGCCGGCGTGTTCTTGACCTTCGTCGCCCGGCCGCTGTCGGTCTGGGTGTCCGCCGTCGGCTTCCGGGTGCCGGTCCGGCACCAGCTGTTCCTGTCCTGGGCCGGCCTGCGCGGCGCGGTGCCGATCGTGCTCGCCACCATCCCGCTGTCGGAGGACGTGCCCGGTGCGGTCTTCCTCTTCGACGTGGTGCTCGTCTTCGTCATCGTGTTCACCTGCCTGCAGGCCCCGACGCTGCCCTTCGTCGGGCGCCGGCTGGGGCTGCTCGACGACCGGGCGGCCAGCGACGTCGAGGTCGAGGTCGCGCCGCTGGACCGCATCTCGGCCGACCTGATGCAGGTGCGGATCCCCGAGGGCTCCCGGCTGGCCGGGGTGGAGATCGGCGAGCTGCGGCTGCCCCAGCACACGGTGGTCACCCTGATCATCCGGGGGAGCCAGCCGTTCAACCCGGCCCCGCGCGAGCGGATCCGGGTGGGGGACGAGCTCCTGGTGGTCACCCCGACCGCTCAGCGGGAGGTCACCGAGGACCGGTTGCGGGCGATCGGCCGCGGCGGCCGGCTGGCCCGCTGGCGCGACGGCGGCCGGGCGCCCTGAGGCCGGCTCAGCTGCCGAGCGTCGGGGTGGGGGAGGGCTGCGCCGGCAGGCAGGCCTTCGAGCTCTTCACCGTGTAGGTGGTCTTGGCCTTCTTGTTGAAACCGCCGTAGCGGTTGCCGACCA
The window above is part of the Friedmanniella luteola genome. Proteins encoded here:
- a CDS encoding potassium/proton antiporter yields the protein MIDLDRLLLVGAVVVIVAIVAARIGARAGLPSLLLFLGLGMVLGESGFGVRFDDADLARALGFGALVIILAEGGLTTRWADIRSSTLLALVLATVGIGISVGLMTAFGYYVLGLDLWIAVLLGAVTSPTDAAAVFSVLRHVPIPHALRGALEAESGLNDAPTVLLVSLASAVAIGQPTHGGVAGLVGLILLELAAGLAVGVGLGWLGVQILRRVALPSSGLYPLAALVWAVFAYGMGALVHASGFAAVYACALMLGNAQLPHRTATRSFVEGIGWIAQIGLFVMLGLLASPGRVTLYAVVVAVLAGVFLTFVARPLSVWVSAVGFRVPVRHQLFLSWAGLRGAVPIVLATIPLSEDVPGAVFLFDVVLVFVIVFTCLQAPTLPFVGRRLGLLDDRAASDVEVEVAPLDRISADLMQVRIPEGSRLAGVEIGELRLPQHTVVTLIIRGSQPFNPAPRERIRVGDELLVVTPTAQREVTEDRLRAIGRGGRLARWRDGGRAP